A section of the Streptomyces sp. NBC_01591 genome encodes:
- a CDS encoding helicase associated domain-containing protein translates to MPYTLVTPQVWGGVGGHPLGQRIAEQRRAYAAGTLTAGRGAELEKLGMVWSEQEAAWADGVAVARAYAAVHGHSLPSDHRGLGRASHWCVGEERPRGGP, encoded by the coding sequence GTGCCGTACACGCTCGTCACGCCGCAGGTCTGGGGCGGGGTCGGTGGGCATCCGCTCGGGCAGCGGATCGCCGAGCAGCGCCGCGCCTACGCGGCCGGGACGCTGACGGCCGGTCGGGGGGCCGAGCTGGAGAAGCTCGGGATGGTGTGGTCGGAGCAGGAGGCGGCCTGGGCGGACGGGGTGGCCGTTGCCCGAGCGTACGCCGCGGTGCACGGCCACTCCCTCCCCTCCGACCACCGCGGTCTGGGACGGGCATCCCATTGGTGTGTGGGCGAAGAACGCCCGCGCGGCGGCCCGTAG
- a CDS encoding helicase associated domain-containing protein: protein MWAKNARAAARRARENEELRAVGLTVPSAAGAMAEARQDELDAIDPGWCPAWYTGWQRCYRLVQDHIQAGGTLPTDAGDVLVQGEDLGRWVSTQRFGWEQLLPVQQWILENTLEITPAEEDERPVKRTQDTMWATNLTAARQFHAREGHLRVPRKHVEQLETEDALSDRQCGADGAAVVKLGTWLDNVRKRAAKLPEQRRADLNALGMRW from the coding sequence GTGTGGGCGAAGAACGCCCGCGCGGCGGCCCGTAGGGCGCGGGAGAACGAGGAGCTGCGCGCGGTCGGCCTCACCGTCCCCTCGGCGGCCGGGGCGATGGCCGAGGCACGCCAGGATGAGCTGGACGCGATCGATCCGGGCTGGTGCCCGGCCTGGTACACCGGGTGGCAGCGCTGCTACCGCCTCGTCCAGGACCACATCCAGGCCGGCGGAACACTCCCCACGGACGCAGGCGACGTCCTCGTCCAGGGCGAAGACCTCGGACGCTGGGTGAGCACGCAGCGGTTCGGGTGGGAACAGCTCCTGCCTGTACAGCAGTGGATCCTGGAGAACACCCTCGAGATCACACCAGCCGAGGAGGACGAGCGGCCGGTGAAACGGACGCAGGACACCATGTGGGCCACGAACCTCACGGCGGCACGGCAGTTCCACGCCCGTGAAGGGCACCTGCGGGTACCCCGGAAGCACGTCGAGCAGTTGGAGACCGAGGACGCACTGTCGGACCGTCAGTGCGGCGCCGACGGGGCCGCGGTGGTCAAGCTCGGCACCTGGCTCGACAACGTCCGCAAACGCGCCGCGAAGCTCCCCGAGCAGCGCCGGGCGGATCTGAATGCGCTCGGCATGCGCTGGTAG
- a CDS encoding LAETG motif-containing sortase-dependent surface protein — MTGLPGIETDTATAAPRAVAARIKPGAKRCDVKNLGSKYQSTPTNSGFPNDPTGSNFSAWQGNPKNFNYDLPGKAYDGVKPPTAADKTQALSKVPNDTEQNYKAWQKIADKSGDPEDRKFEIYARYFHNKEGLSFEHWFEHRFIRNQTNNHKGSAFERQLVRDFRLVGPDWLCEVTVELIDAQGNVVETRRYDAYNQRTKEFNEFKSNSELTNKQLAKDRKIARFMPDHKFRFTGAKAFTTGQRKKIDNLNRYINRLRPGQTNQVRGNQRIYNPVPRTKPIKGYSDYQRWFAPGCQGGQGRMQLAAASTCGTRGPLNDRINGSGKNLEQAKRIQADARRLDTRGTLPRGGPGGVDFTTLELRYVGGLGKGKGMQYSMRADQMPNPDENPGFGGEARMQLSSDALFTWLALTPEKFWVNLNPDEPDRVMDAKFGKTDAGRVLLEADLEMKHDFSEALNPNKHAGAKRYWDTAPRQNGMPCFPGVRMWIEPKPAQVREQDGGIYILDAPLKVSTQWLDVEWQAPGSTECKGLTDEQKHAIEANVRTNVMPLVEDRVNTDPDYADLRAVYTARVAAEYIRQQDAKTPTDFHKTIDSNDVSAWPLRAPNENWTREGVHKRYMDSIKKGIEWFELEYGGKVYNQGVGGVDFSKQPKQNISRTRFNVEHRTLDTTTKTSLQSDDVSYRDTDTLYLGGGKMAAGEGEDPKPTPTPTKPGPDPSKPGDDPSTPTPDPTRTGGSTQPPANKPDPHGDLADTGSDTPIGLISGIAVAVVAAGAALVWWMRRRRQDATG, encoded by the coding sequence GTGACTGGCCTGCCCGGCATCGAGACCGACACCGCGACCGCCGCGCCGCGCGCCGTCGCGGCCAGGATCAAGCCGGGCGCGAAGCGCTGCGACGTGAAGAACCTGGGAAGCAAGTACCAGAGCACGCCGACGAACTCAGGGTTCCCCAACGACCCCACCGGCTCGAACTTCTCCGCCTGGCAGGGCAACCCGAAGAACTTCAACTACGACCTGCCCGGCAAGGCGTACGACGGGGTGAAGCCTCCGACAGCCGCAGACAAGACGCAGGCCCTGTCGAAGGTCCCGAACGACACGGAGCAGAACTACAAGGCGTGGCAGAAGATCGCGGACAAGTCCGGTGACCCGGAGGACCGCAAGTTCGAGATCTACGCCCGGTACTTCCACAACAAGGAGGGCCTGAGCTTCGAGCACTGGTTCGAGCACCGGTTCATCCGCAACCAGACCAACAACCACAAGGGATCGGCGTTCGAACGCCAGCTCGTCCGTGACTTCCGCCTGGTCGGACCGGACTGGCTGTGCGAGGTCACCGTCGAACTCATCGACGCACAGGGCAACGTCGTCGAGACGCGCCGGTACGACGCCTACAACCAGCGCACCAAGGAGTTCAACGAGTTCAAGTCGAACTCGGAGCTGACGAACAAGCAGCTCGCCAAGGACCGGAAGATCGCCCGGTTCATGCCGGACCACAAGTTCCGGTTCACCGGCGCGAAGGCGTTCACCACGGGCCAGCGCAAGAAGATCGACAACCTGAACCGGTACATCAACCGGCTGAGGCCCGGCCAGACGAACCAGGTCCGCGGCAACCAGCGGATCTACAACCCCGTCCCGCGGACCAAGCCGATCAAGGGCTACTCCGACTATCAGCGGTGGTTCGCCCCGGGCTGCCAGGGCGGCCAGGGCAGGATGCAGCTCGCCGCCGCCTCAACCTGCGGCACCCGCGGCCCGCTGAACGACCGGATCAACGGCTCCGGGAAGAACCTGGAACAGGCCAAGAGGATCCAGGCCGACGCCCGCCGGCTCGACACCCGGGGCACCCTTCCGCGCGGCGGCCCGGGCGGCGTCGACTTCACCACCCTGGAACTGCGCTACGTCGGCGGCCTGGGCAAGGGCAAGGGCATGCAGTACTCCATGCGTGCCGACCAGATGCCCAACCCCGACGAGAACCCCGGCTTCGGTGGCGAGGCGCGCATGCAGCTCTCCTCCGACGCCCTGTTCACCTGGCTCGCACTCACCCCGGAGAAGTTCTGGGTCAACCTCAACCCGGACGAGCCCGACCGGGTCATGGACGCCAAGTTCGGCAAGACCGACGCGGGCCGGGTCCTGCTCGAAGCCGACCTGGAGATGAAGCACGACTTCTCCGAAGCCCTCAACCCCAACAAGCACGCCGGCGCCAAGCGGTACTGGGACACCGCACCCCGCCAGAACGGCATGCCCTGCTTCCCCGGCGTGCGCATGTGGATCGAGCCCAAGCCTGCCCAGGTCCGCGAGCAGGACGGCGGAATCTACATCCTCGACGCACCCCTGAAGGTGTCCACTCAGTGGCTGGACGTCGAGTGGCAGGCACCCGGCTCCACCGAGTGCAAGGGCCTGACCGACGAGCAGAAGCACGCCATTGAGGCCAACGTCCGCACGAACGTGATGCCGCTGGTGGAGGACCGGGTCAACACCGACCCCGACTACGCCGACCTGCGCGCCGTCTACACCGCCCGCGTCGCCGCCGAGTACATCCGCCAGCAGGATGCGAAGACCCCGACCGACTTCCACAAGACCATCGACTCGAACGACGTCTCCGCGTGGCCGCTGCGCGCGCCCAACGAGAACTGGACCCGCGAGGGCGTCCACAAGCGCTACATGGACTCCATCAAGAAGGGCATCGAGTGGTTCGAGCTGGAGTACGGCGGCAAGGTCTACAACCAGGGCGTCGGCGGCGTGGACTTCTCCAAGCAGCCCAAGCAGAACATCTCCCGCACCCGGTTCAACGTCGAACACCGCACCCTGGACACCACCACCAAGACGTCCCTCCAGTCCGATGACGTCTCCTACCGGGACACCGACACCCTCTACCTCGGCGGCGGCAAGATGGCGGCCGGCGAAGGCGAGGATCCCAAGCCCACCCCCACCCCCACGAAGCCTGGTCCCGACCCGTCCAAGCCGGGTGACGACCCGTCGACCCCGACCCCGGACCCGACCCGGACCGGCGGGAGCACCCAGCCGCCGGCGAACAAGCCGGACCCGCACGGCGACCTCGCCGACACCGGCTCCGACACCCCGATCGGGCTGATCTCCGGTATCGCCGTGGCGGTCGTCGCCGCCGGCGCGGCCCTGGTGTGGTGGATGCGCCGCAGGCGTCAGGACGCCACCGGCTGA
- a CDS encoding IS1380 family transposase, which yields MKQSSGSYPPVRVQGGGRSVVSQARAVVLVETVRKSGLGGAISAALAPWRKPRAVHDPGKVLLDVALGVALGGDCLADVAMLRAEPEVFGPVASGPTVSRLIDVLAAAGPKALTAIRTARADVRARVWELAGANGPAADGSVIVDIDGVLVLAHSEKQDATATWKKTFGHHPLVAFVDHGQDGSGEPVAALLRPGNAGSNTASDHIETTQLALAQLPKALRRGRKTLIRTDSAGGTHVFLDWLSKPGRWLSYSVGMTITGAIHQAVLKIPKKAWTPAYDAGGTERPGAWVAEITDMPDLTTWPKGMRLIVRKERPHPGAQLRFTDLDGLRLTCFATNTKGGQLADLELRHRRRARCEDRIRNARDTGLRNLPLHDTAQNQIWLEIVSIALDLLAWMPMLALTGDTRRWEPKRLRLRLFSTAAQLVNTGRRRFLRLPTRWPWTDVLTQAIDRLQALPNPD from the coding sequence GTGAAGCAGAGTAGCGGGTCCTATCCGCCTGTCCGTGTCCAGGGCGGTGGCCGCTCAGTGGTCTCGCAGGCCAGGGCGGTGGTGCTGGTCGAGACGGTTCGCAAGTCCGGTCTGGGCGGTGCGATATCGGCGGCACTGGCGCCGTGGCGTAAGCCGCGGGCGGTGCACGATCCGGGCAAGGTCCTGCTGGATGTCGCGCTCGGAGTCGCTCTGGGCGGGGACTGCCTGGCTGATGTCGCCATGCTGCGGGCCGAGCCGGAAGTGTTCGGCCCGGTGGCATCCGGCCCGACGGTCTCCCGTCTCATCGACGTCCTCGCCGCAGCCGGGCCGAAGGCGCTCACCGCGATCCGCACGGCGCGAGCCGACGTACGGGCGCGGGTCTGGGAGTTGGCCGGGGCGAACGGACCTGCCGCCGACGGCAGCGTGATCGTGGACATCGACGGCGTGCTGGTGCTTGCGCACTCCGAGAAGCAGGACGCCACCGCGACGTGGAAGAAGACCTTCGGTCATCACCCCCTCGTCGCGTTCGTCGACCACGGCCAGGACGGATCCGGTGAGCCGGTGGCCGCGCTACTACGGCCCGGCAACGCGGGCTCCAACACCGCAAGCGATCACATCGAGACCACCCAACTCGCCCTGGCTCAACTGCCCAAAGCCTTGCGGCGAGGGCGGAAGACCCTGATCCGAACCGACTCCGCCGGCGGCACCCACGTATTCCTCGACTGGCTCTCCAAGCCGGGGCGGTGGCTGTCGTATTCCGTCGGAATGACGATCACCGGGGCCATCCACCAAGCCGTCCTGAAGATCCCGAAGAAGGCATGGACGCCGGCCTATGACGCGGGCGGCACCGAACGGCCCGGCGCCTGGGTCGCAGAGATCACCGACATGCCCGACCTGACCACCTGGCCGAAGGGCATGCGGCTGATCGTCCGCAAAGAACGCCCACACCCCGGCGCCCAGTTGCGCTTCACCGACCTCGACGGACTACGGCTGACCTGCTTCGCCACCAACACCAAAGGCGGCCAGCTCGCCGACCTCGAACTACGTCACCGCAGACGGGCCCGCTGCGAAGACCGCATCCGAAACGCCCGCGACACCGGCCTGCGCAACCTTCCCCTCCACGACACCGCCCAGAACCAGATCTGGCTCGAGATCGTCTCCATCGCACTCGACCTCCTGGCCTGGATGCCGATGCTCGCCCTGACCGGGGACACCCGCCGCTGGGAACCCAAACGGCTCCGGCTCCGGCTGTTCTCCACCGCCGCCCAACTCGTGAACACCGGACGCCGCCGCTTCCTCCGCCTGCCTACCCGATGGCCCTGGACCGACGTCCTCACCCAAGCGATCGACCGGCTCCAAGCCCTACCGAACCCCGACTGA
- a CDS encoding GNAT family N-acetyltransferase — MTYVIESARPDDSAWLGPLLLSAWLQTYPNPKMGIDEDWIREHRGSSATAEGITQWREFIEAANQQPDLLLCCVVRSGTEIVGVLCGRRSEVVTLGPMYLLNHVQGQGLGGRMMTEFLTWAGAAPICLWVTDYNASAVRFYQRHGFKVTGERELWQGRLPNLRMTREVASVNHS; from the coding sequence ATGACCTACGTGATCGAATCCGCTCGTCCAGACGACTCCGCGTGGTTGGGGCCGTTGCTGCTGAGCGCTTGGCTGCAGACATACCCCAATCCGAAGATGGGGATCGACGAGGACTGGATCCGTGAGCATCGTGGCTCGTCAGCCACCGCGGAAGGCATCACCCAGTGGCGGGAGTTCATCGAGGCAGCAAACCAGCAACCGGACCTGCTGCTCTGCTGTGTTGTCCGTTCCGGCACCGAGATCGTCGGCGTTCTCTGCGGGCGCCGCAGCGAGGTGGTCACCCTCGGACCGATGTATTTGCTGAACCACGTCCAGGGCCAGGGACTCGGTGGCCGCATGATGACCGAGTTCCTCACCTGGGCCGGAGCCGCACCCATATGCCTATGGGTCACTGACTACAACGCCAGCGCGGTCCGCTTCTACCAACGCCACGGATTCAAGGTCACGGGCGAGCGGGAGCTTTGGCAAGGAAGGCTGCCCAACCTACGTATGACCCGCGAGGTCGCAAGCGTCAACCACAGCTGA
- a CDS encoding DUF6333 family protein → MSDTDFWTLPPDRMTQGSGSRYELTVIHPPFTVDASELSPNAPDRAEEFARSLETIDDVIEDLGPRKQSDSVTVATRSDLDVVQVGAWGNVMSISDPAFADDGNDMPLLAEATRLRERFPNARIVGRVEVHCGAEHTEDLVWLPDGTMFHACGWPGDEPFVVTGDPQAVMSTLGITAEVLEELDVYFDLDDDPNQNDWGALATACLGDADPWGRADLDASSLRVRHSEHATSHMESLYFTG, encoded by the coding sequence ATGTCTGACACCGACTTCTGGACCTTGCCTCCCGACCGCATGACCCAGGGCAGCGGCAGCCGCTACGAACTGACCGTCATCCACCCACCGTTCACAGTGGACGCTAGCGAACTTTCTCCCAACGCCCCGGACCGGGCCGAGGAGTTCGCCCGCTCCCTGGAGACGATCGACGACGTCATCGAAGACCTCGGTCCCCGTAAGCAGAGCGACTCGGTCACGGTCGCCACGAGGTCTGATCTGGACGTCGTCCAGGTGGGGGCGTGGGGGAACGTCATGTCGATCTCCGATCCGGCTTTCGCGGACGACGGCAACGACATGCCGCTGCTCGCGGAGGCCACCCGGCTGCGTGAGCGCTTCCCCAATGCGCGGATCGTGGGCCGGGTGGAGGTGCACTGTGGCGCCGAGCACACCGAAGACCTCGTGTGGCTGCCGGACGGCACCATGTTCCATGCCTGCGGCTGGCCCGGTGACGAACCGTTCGTCGTGACTGGCGATCCGCAGGCGGTGATGTCCACCCTCGGGATCACTGCGGAAGTGCTCGAAGAGCTCGACGTGTACTTCGACCTGGACGACGACCCGAACCAGAACGACTGGGGCGCCCTCGCCACGGCATGCCTCGGGGACGCGGACCCGTGGGGAAGGGCCGATCTGGACGCCTCCTCACTGCGGGTGCGGCACAGCGAGCACGCGACCAGCCACATGGAAAGCCTTTATTTCACTGGCTGA
- a CDS encoding LGFP repeat-containing protein: MTRIQVTDRTRKPGKAASTMGLLAVLASTLVVSASPAAQANDDYCGFKVVGDIEKRYIAMDGPKGSLGCPLTEELVNPDGIGRRTQFKNGTIYWSPRSGAWPVWGAIGDYWCDQGCEAGWMGYPTSYEYAVGNETRQNFQCAVVHWQALPGNAAKTWSDNKCV, translated from the coding sequence ATGACGCGTATCCAGGTGACCGACCGGACCAGGAAGCCAGGGAAGGCAGCTTCGACCATGGGCCTGCTCGCCGTGCTGGCCAGCACGCTCGTCGTGTCGGCCTCGCCGGCCGCGCAGGCCAACGACGACTACTGCGGTTTCAAGGTGGTGGGCGACATCGAGAAGCGGTACATCGCGATGGACGGCCCCAAAGGATCGCTTGGCTGTCCACTCACGGAGGAGCTGGTCAACCCCGACGGGATCGGCCGCCGAACGCAGTTCAAGAACGGGACCATCTACTGGTCCCCTCGCAGCGGCGCGTGGCCTGTGTGGGGAGCCATCGGCGACTACTGGTGCGATCAGGGATGTGAGGCAGGGTGGATGGGCTACCCGACGTCCTACGAGTACGCCGTCGGTAACGAGACCCGGCAGAACTTCCAGTGTGCCGTCGTCCACTGGCAGGCCCTGCCGGGCAACGCCGCCAAGACCTGGAGCGACAACAAGTGCGTGTGA
- a CDS encoding IS4 family transposase — MPSAIAEGSQAPLNRLAAPSDRRFGERIRLGVLTEEISPELVDEVVELTGCGERRRRLLPARAVVYFVLALCLFSSSDSAGPPGYRSVLRTLTEKLRHLPGLCVQRLPTSSALTRARQRLGDKPLQALFERRCGTLATTVTPGAFAFGLRLVAWDGTALDVPDTPANAAEFGFTGKGGVNQSGHPQVRLMALTECGTHALVDAAFDAVARFSEHKLARRLLASLRPDMLLLADRNFAGYQLWGLARATGAHLAWRIKKNLVFVPLRVLSDGSYLSIMRTPAENIRHGQARAAGRTLTEPPRGHLVRIIEYTVTIHPQAGPPRTETFRLVTSLLDHRLAPAHQLARAYHQRWEIENGFAELKNRLRPS, encoded by the coding sequence ATGCCGTCTGCCATCGCCGAGGGCAGCCAGGCCCCGTTGAACAGGCTGGCGGCGCCCTCGGACCGACGCTTTGGCGAACGTATCCGTCTCGGCGTGTTGACCGAGGAGATCAGCCCTGAACTGGTCGATGAGGTCGTGGAGTTGACCGGCTGCGGCGAGCGTCGCCGCCGGTTGTTGCCGGCCCGGGCGGTGGTCTACTTCGTCCTGGCGTTGTGCCTGTTCAGCAGCTCCGACAGTGCCGGGCCGCCGGGATACCGGTCGGTCCTGCGCACGTTGACGGAGAAGCTGCGGCATCTGCCGGGCCTGTGTGTGCAGCGGCTGCCCACCAGTTCGGCCCTGACACGGGCCCGGCAGCGGCTGGGCGACAAGCCGCTGCAGGCGCTGTTCGAGCGGCGGTGCGGCACGCTGGCCACGACCGTCACTCCGGGCGCGTTCGCCTTCGGGCTGCGGCTGGTCGCCTGGGACGGCACCGCGCTGGACGTCCCCGACACCCCGGCAAACGCCGCCGAGTTCGGCTTCACCGGCAAGGGCGGGGTCAACCAGAGCGGACACCCGCAGGTGCGCCTGATGGCCCTGACCGAATGCGGCACCCACGCCCTGGTCGACGCGGCCTTCGACGCCGTGGCCAGGTTCAGCGAGCACAAGCTCGCCCGCCGGCTGCTGGCCTCCCTGCGACCAGACATGCTACTGCTGGCCGACCGCAACTTCGCCGGATACCAGCTGTGGGGCCTGGCCCGCGCCACCGGCGCCCACCTGGCCTGGCGGATCAAGAAGAACCTGGTCTTCGTGCCGCTGCGGGTACTGTCCGACGGGTCCTACCTGTCCATCATGCGCACGCCCGCGGAGAACATCCGCCACGGTCAGGCCCGCGCGGCCGGACGCACCCTGACCGAGCCGCCCCGGGGACACCTGGTACGGATCATCGAGTACACCGTGACCATCCACCCGCAGGCCGGCCCACCCCGCACCGAGACGTTCCGGCTGGTCACCAGCCTGCTGGACCACCGCCTCGCCCCGGCCCACCAGCTGGCGAGGGCATATCACCAGCGGTGGGAGATCGAAAACGGATTCGCGGAACTGAAGAACCGCCTGCGCCCGAGCTGA
- a CDS encoding discoidin domain-containing protein, whose protein sequence is MTMAQPPRRRLRSLTVVSLLLAVMSLVLGPMPSSAAEPDPGWWTPTARPTPDAQIDVTGEPFKGTDAQGRVRGFVDAHDHIMANEGFGGRLICGKPFSEQGVADALKDCPEHYPDGSLAIFDFVTKGGDGKHDPNGWPTFKDWPAHDSLTHQQNYYAEIERAWRGGQRVLVNDLVTNGVICSVYFFKDRSCDEMTAIRLEAKKSYDMQAFIDKMYGGPGKGWFRIVTNSAQAREVIEQGKLAVVLGVETSEPFGCKQILDIAQCSKEDIDRGLDELHELGVSSMFLCHKFDNALCGVRYDSGALGTAINVGQFLSTGTFWKTETCRGPQHDNPIGNAVAAEAEKQLPRGVAVPSYASGAQCNTRGLTSLGEYAVRGLMKRHMMLEVDHMSVKAADQAFDVLESESYPGVISSHSWMDLGWTERLYKLGGFATQYMSGSAAFSSEARRTDALREKYQVGYGYGTDMNGVGGWPGPRGGDTPNPVKYPFRSTDGGSVIDKQTTGERTWDFNTDGAAHYGMVPDWIEDIRIVGGQEVVDDLFTGAESYLRTWGNAEKHKSGVNLASGAAASASTSEWWNPFVSFAPGKAVDGDKGTRWASEWKNDQWLQIDLRSAKPVKRVTLGWEAAYAKSYRIELSQDGKNWQAAWSTAAGDGGLDTAWFARTPARYIRIHGLERGTKWGYSLQEVGVYSD, encoded by the coding sequence ATGACCATGGCTCAACCTCCGCGCCGCAGACTCAGATCCCTCACGGTGGTGTCACTGCTCCTCGCCGTGATGTCCCTGGTACTCGGCCCGATGCCCAGCTCCGCGGCGGAGCCCGACCCCGGCTGGTGGACCCCGACCGCGCGGCCCACGCCCGACGCGCAGATCGACGTCACGGGCGAGCCCTTCAAGGGCACCGACGCCCAGGGCCGCGTAAGAGGCTTCGTCGACGCCCACGACCACATCATGGCCAACGAGGGCTTCGGCGGCCGACTGATCTGCGGCAAGCCGTTCTCGGAGCAGGGCGTCGCTGATGCGCTCAAGGACTGCCCCGAGCACTACCCCGACGGCTCGCTCGCCATCTTCGACTTCGTCACCAAGGGCGGCGACGGCAAACACGACCCCAATGGGTGGCCCACCTTCAAGGACTGGCCCGCCCACGACTCGCTGACCCACCAGCAGAACTACTACGCCGAAATCGAGCGGGCATGGCGCGGCGGCCAGCGGGTGCTGGTCAACGACCTGGTCACCAACGGCGTAATCTGCTCGGTCTACTTCTTCAAGGACCGCAGCTGCGACGAGATGACCGCCATCCGTCTTGAGGCGAAGAAGTCCTACGACATGCAGGCCTTCATCGACAAGATGTACGGCGGCCCAGGCAAGGGATGGTTCCGGATCGTCACCAACAGCGCGCAAGCCCGCGAGGTCATCGAGCAGGGCAAGCTGGCTGTCGTCCTGGGGGTCGAGACGTCCGAGCCGTTCGGCTGCAAGCAGATCCTGGACATCGCGCAGTGCAGCAAGGAGGACATCGACCGCGGCCTGGACGAGCTGCACGAACTGGGCGTGAGCAGCATGTTCCTGTGCCACAAGTTCGACAACGCCCTGTGCGGGGTGCGCTACGACTCCGGCGCCCTCGGTACGGCGATCAACGTGGGCCAGTTCCTGTCGACCGGCACCTTCTGGAAGACGGAGACCTGCCGCGGCCCGCAGCACGACAACCCCATCGGCAACGCGGTGGCGGCGGAGGCGGAGAAGCAACTGCCGAGGGGGGTGGCCGTCCCATCGTACGCCTCGGGCGCGCAGTGCAACACCCGCGGGCTGACCAGCCTGGGTGAGTACGCGGTGCGCGGGCTGATGAAGCGCCACATGATGCTGGAGGTCGACCACATGAGCGTCAAGGCCGCGGATCAGGCCTTCGATGTCCTCGAGTCCGAGTCGTACCCGGGCGTCATCTCCTCACACAGCTGGATGGACCTGGGGTGGACCGAGCGGCTCTACAAGCTCGGCGGGTTCGCCACCCAGTACATGAGCGGCTCCGCGGCGTTCAGCTCGGAGGCCAGACGCACGGACGCGCTGCGCGAGAAGTACCAGGTCGGCTACGGCTACGGCACCGACATGAACGGCGTCGGCGGCTGGCCGGGCCCGCGGGGCGGGGACACCCCCAACCCGGTGAAGTACCCCTTCCGCAGCACGGACGGCGGCTCGGTGATCGACAAGCAGACCACCGGCGAGCGCACGTGGGACTTCAACACCGATGGCGCGGCGCACTACGGCATGGTCCCGGACTGGATCGAGGACATCCGGATCGTCGGCGGCCAGGAGGTCGTGGACGACCTCTTCACGGGTGCCGAGTCCTACCTGCGCACCTGGGGGAACGCCGAGAAGCACAAGTCCGGGGTGAATCTGGCCTCGGGTGCGGCCGCCTCGGCGTCCACGTCGGAGTGGTGGAACCCGTTCGTCAGCTTCGCTCCCGGCAAGGCCGTGGACGGAGACAAGGGCACCCGCTGGGCCAGCGAGTGGAAGAACGACCAGTGGCTGCAGATCGACCTCAGATCCGCGAAGCCGGTCAAGCGTGTCACCCTCGGCTGGGAGGCGGCATACGCGAAGTCGTACCGCATCGAGCTGTCGCAGGACGGCAAGAACTGGCAGGCGGCATGGTCCACGGCCGCTGGTGACGGCGGCCTGGACACAGCGTGGTTCGCCCGAACTCCGGCGCGCTACATACGAATCCACGGCCTGGAGCGCGGCACCAAGTGGGGCTACTCACTCCAAGAGGTCGGCGTCTACAGCGACTGA